Proteins encoded together in one Acidobacteriota bacterium window:
- a CDS encoding type II toxin-antitoxin system PemK/MazF family toxin, with protein MASYLKPDVVLVRYVFTDLSGVKIRPGVVVSTSHPSRDLMIVPLTSRVSGLQPGEFVLSDWKSAGLNVTSAVKRGIYTVEETSVLKRVGKLVDADLVKLEQSLRGWLGLS; from the coding sequence ATGGCGAGTTACTTGAAGCCTGATGTTGTGTTGGTGAGATATGTTTTTACAGACCTCAGCGGAGTAAAAATAAGACCAGGTGTGGTTGTGAGTACATCACATCCATCACGTGACCTGATGATTGTTCCACTTACCAGCCGTGTTTCCGGGTTACAGCCAGGGGAGTTTGTGCTTTCTGATTGGAAAAGCGCTGGTTTAAATGTGACCTCGGCAGTGAAACGCGGCATTTATACCGTGGAAGAAACCAGTGTGCTCAAGCGGGTTGGGAAACTGGTTGATGCTGATTTGGTGAAACTTGAACAAAGCTTACGAGGATGGCTTGGACTGTCTTGA